A stretch of Clostridium formicaceticum DNA encodes these proteins:
- a CDS encoding YlmC/YmxH family sporulation protein translates to MRFSAIGGKEIVNLCDGSRLGVIAESDLLIDEKTGKIVALLIPDDKNFLNFFSNNSVLEIPWEAVKKIGNDMIIIELEDDKKRKYSL, encoded by the coding sequence ATGAGATTCAGTGCGATAGGAGGTAAAGAAATTGTAAATTTATGTGACGGAAGTCGCTTAGGTGTTATTGCTGAGTCTGACTTATTAATTGATGAAAAAACAGGAAAAATAGTTGCTCTATTGATACCAGATGACAAAAACTTCTTAAATTTTTTCTCTAATAACTCTGTATTGGAAATACCTTGGGAAGCTGTTAAAAAAATTGGCAATGATATGATTATTATAGAATTAGAAGATGATAAGAAGAGAAAATACTCCCTATAA
- a CDS encoding ClpP family protease, which yields MSQYKLRLKNTEEGQENSPKIDEGSEKNPELSNINALGTQNIPTVDQKIHTLTIIGHIEGHTVAPPQNKATKYEHIIPQLIAVEENPNVEGLLVILNTVGGDVEAGLAISELIHSLSKPKVTLVLGGSHSIGVPLATSGDYSFIAPTATMTIHPIRMTGLVIGVPQTFKYFAKMQDRITDFIIRTSGINKETLMDLISATDELANDVGSILIGEEAVKYKLIDEVGGLDKAVKKLQELIQQGKES from the coding sequence ATGAGTCAATATAAATTAAGGTTAAAAAACACAGAGGAAGGTCAGGAAAATTCTCCAAAAATCGATGAGGGTAGCGAAAAAAATCCTGAGCTATCAAATATTAATGCTTTAGGCACACAAAATATTCCTACAGTAGATCAAAAAATTCATACACTAACCATCATAGGACATATTGAAGGACATACAGTAGCTCCTCCTCAAAACAAAGCCACAAAGTATGAGCATATTATTCCCCAGCTTATTGCTGTAGAGGAGAACCCGAATGTGGAAGGCTTATTAGTTATATTAAACACAGTAGGAGGAGATGTAGAAGCTGGTTTAGCAATATCAGAATTGATTCATAGTTTATCAAAACCAAAGGTTACATTAGTACTAGGTGGTAGTCATAGTATTGGCGTTCCTCTTGCTACATCAGGGGATTACTCTTTCATCGCTCCCACAGCGACGATGACAATTCATCCTATTAGAATGACAGGGCTTGTTATCGGTGTACCTCAGACCTTTAAGTACTTTGCCAAAATGCAAGATAGAATTACTGACTTTATTATTAGAACTTCAGGTATTAATAAAGAAACACTTATGGATCTAATTAGCGCAACAGACGAATTAGCGAATGATGTTGGAAGTATCTTGATTGGGGAGGAAGCTGTAAAATATAAACTTATTGACGAAGTTGGTGGCCTTGATAAAGCGGTAAAAAAACTGCAGGAATTAATTCAACAGGGAAAAGAAAGCTAA